The following proteins are co-located in the Pontiella agarivorans genome:
- a CDS encoding alpha-L-fucosidase has product MMKKMIVAIYGLSLLSVPVFGGGGPLEKPASKMEPDWDSIRSHYQCPEWFRDAKFGIFLHWGPYSVPAYGSEKYPKYMYYPTRGERNGMDIYSHHIKTYGDLSAFGYKDFIPLFKAEKFDATEWVNLFNDAGAKYVVPVAEHHDGFAMYDSKYTRWNVVNMGPKRDTMRELADATRKAGLKFGVSSHFANHRGYFSKKDPGWDTNDPHYQDLYWKKIERGSKPSREFMELWWNRTTDIIDQYEPDLLWFDFGLDKPGWDSMHKRILAYYYNKGIDWKKGVVFQDKNMKNASFPEDLIVLDIERGRMSEIRKLPWQTDTAVGKFSWGYIQGEQYKTSDYLLDELIDIVSKNGCLLLNIGPKADGTIPEEDKAILREMGAWLKLNGEAIYGSRPWKIYGEGPTKISAGHHSEQENADNVSADIRFTQKGDTLYAISLGWPEDGAFNITSLAAGNPLESRPVKTVEFISGGAVVWKQTPQGLAIQVQGDKPCEAAYVFRINYKSFSDE; this is encoded by the coding sequence ATGATGAAAAAAATGATCGTTGCGATTTATGGCTTAAGTCTGTTGTCGGTCCCGGTGTTCGGAGGTGGAGGGCCCTTGGAAAAGCCGGCTTCCAAAATGGAGCCGGACTGGGATTCGATCCGCAGCCATTACCAATGCCCGGAATGGTTTCGCGATGCGAAGTTCGGCATATTTCTGCATTGGGGGCCTTATTCCGTTCCGGCTTATGGCAGCGAGAAATACCCCAAATATATGTATTACCCCACACGGGGCGAGCGCAATGGCATGGACATCTACAGCCATCATATAAAAACCTATGGCGATCTTTCTGCATTTGGCTACAAGGATTTTATTCCTTTGTTCAAAGCAGAAAAATTTGATGCAACGGAATGGGTTAATCTGTTTAACGATGCAGGGGCAAAATATGTGGTGCCCGTGGCAGAACATCACGATGGTTTTGCGATGTATGATTCAAAATATACCCGCTGGAATGTGGTGAATATGGGCCCGAAGCGCGACACGATGCGTGAGCTGGCCGATGCCACCCGCAAGGCCGGTCTTAAGTTCGGAGTCTCTTCGCATTTTGCGAATCATCGTGGGTATTTCAGTAAAAAAGATCCGGGCTGGGATACCAATGATCCGCACTATCAGGATCTCTATTGGAAAAAGATTGAGCGCGGCTCAAAACCGTCCAGAGAATTCATGGAGCTCTGGTGGAATCGCACTACCGATATAATCGATCAATATGAGCCCGACCTTCTCTGGTTTGACTTCGGTCTCGACAAACCCGGCTGGGATTCCATGCATAAACGTATTTTGGCTTACTACTACAACAAAGGGATCGATTGGAAGAAAGGGGTGGTTTTTCAGGATAAAAATATGAAGAACGCGTCTTTTCCCGAAGATCTGATCGTGCTCGATATCGAACGAGGCCGCATGAGTGAAATCAGGAAACTTCCGTGGCAGACCGACACTGCAGTGGGCAAATTTTCATGGGGGTATATTCAAGGTGAGCAATATAAAACGTCTGATTATCTATTGGATGAACTGATTGATATCGTCAGCAAAAACGGCTGTCTTCTGCTTAACATCGGCCCGAAAGCCGATGGCACTATTCCGGAGGAGGATAAAGCCATTCTCCGCGAAATGGGGGCGTGGCTGAAATTGAATGGCGAAGCCATTTACGGTTCCAGACCCTGGAAAATTTATGGGGAAGGACCGACGAAAATCAGTGCAGGGCATCATTCCGAACAAGAGAATGCAGACAACGTATCTGCCGATATCCGTTTTACGCAAAAAGGAGATACGCTTTATGCTATTTCGCTGGGCTGGCCGGAAGATGGCGCGTTCAATATTACTTCTCTGGCAGCCGGTAATCCGCTCGAATCCCGCCCTGTTAAAACGGTGGAATTCATCAGTGGTGGAGCGGTCGTCTGGAAGCAGACGCCCCAAGGGCTGGCCATTCAGGTTCAGGGAGATAAACCCTGTGAAGCGGCATACGTATTCCGCATTAACTACAAATCATTCAGCGATGAGTAG
- a CDS encoding redox-sensing transcriptional repressor Rex, translating into MVGNQEVIRRLAKYRNVMRKMKALGLVKVFSDNLADACGVSASLVRKDFSMFNITGNKRGGYRIDDVVARLNVLLGKDKKQKIVIIGCGKLGQALMNHNGFPRVGIRVVAAFDSDPRVLDAEAPIPIFHIKRIREFIDANKIKVAALTVPEPSAQSMVETLKKTCCSGVINFSPIVLKSDEDFLIHNINIEQEIENLFYNIHFAEIHSAKTDEK; encoded by the coding sequence ATGGTTGGAAATCAGGAAGTCATCCGGCGTCTGGCGAAATACCGTAATGTGATGCGCAAAATGAAGGCTTTGGGGTTGGTGAAGGTGTTTTCCGATAATCTGGCCGATGCCTGCGGGGTGTCAGCGTCGTTGGTGCGGAAAGATTTTTCGATGTTCAATATCACGGGGAATAAGCGCGGAGGGTATCGGATTGACGATGTCGTTGCCCGGCTCAATGTGCTGCTCGGAAAAGATAAAAAACAGAAGATCGTGATTATCGGCTGCGGGAAACTGGGTCAGGCCCTGATGAATCATAACGGATTTCCAAGGGTTGGAATTCGTGTTGTGGCTGCGTTTGATTCCGATCCCCGGGTACTCGATGCCGAAGCACCCATTCCGATTTTCCATATTAAACGGATTCGCGAATTCATTGATGCCAACAAAATTAAGGTCGCCGCCTTGACTGTGCCCGAACCCTCTGCCCAGAGTATGGTGGAAACCCTGAAAAAAACCTGTTGCAGCGGTGTCATTAATTTTTCGCCGATTGTGCTGAAAAGCGACGAAGATTTCCTGATTCACAACATTAATATCGAGCAGGAAATCGAAAATCTCTTTTACAATATTCACTTTGCCGAGATTCATTCGGCGAAAACAGATGAAAAATAG
- a CDS encoding NAD(P)H-dependent oxidoreductase subunit E — MTVTAEEKMLTPAIDAFIAKWKEKPGNLIMVLHRVQEEFGYIPRQAAFEVAEALDIPVAKIYGVITFYHFFKLTKPGRNRIAVCMGTACYLKGGQDLIEECERILGVGLNTVTEDGEFSVEAVRCIGCCGLAPVLTVNGEVFGNVDTKGMKKIIEQFEGK; from the coding sequence ATGACTGTTACTGCTGAAGAAAAAATGCTTACACCGGCCATCGACGCATTTATTGCGAAATGGAAGGAAAAGCCGGGCAACCTGATTATGGTCCTGCACCGCGTTCAAGAGGAGTTCGGCTACATTCCGCGACAGGCCGCCTTTGAAGTGGCCGAAGCCCTGGACATTCCGGTGGCGAAAATCTACGGCGTCATCACCTTCTATCACTTTTTCAAACTCACCAAACCCGGTCGAAACCGGATTGCGGTCTGCATGGGCACGGCCTGCTACCTTAAAGGCGGACAGGATTTGATTGAAGAATGCGAGCGCATCCTCGGCGTCGGCCTCAACACCGTGACCGAAGACGGTGAGTTCTCGGTGGAAGCGGTCCGCTGCATCGGTTGCTGCGGTCTCGCCCCGGTACTCACGGTGAACGGCGAAGTTTTCGGCAATGTCGACACCAAAGGCATGAAGAAAATCATCGAACAGTTCGAAGGGAAATAG
- a CDS encoding ATP-binding protein yields MHASVCDLITDLVQNAIEAHAEEIMLNVEETEKNIKVVIQDNGKGMSAETLEKAKNPFWSDGKHRHRKVGLGLPFLFQTVDMTDGSAEIQSEEGVGTTVTFNLDPQHVDLPMFGNFVSTAVSLMTYEFDGNLTVQHSRNSRSYSVSKNDLTDALGNLNNLENMVLLKQFIQSNEEELR; encoded by the coding sequence GTGCACGCCAGCGTCTGTGATCTGATTACCGATTTGGTCCAGAACGCGATCGAGGCGCATGCGGAAGAGATCATGCTGAACGTCGAAGAGACGGAAAAAAATATTAAAGTCGTCATTCAGGACAACGGAAAAGGTATGAGTGCGGAAACACTGGAAAAAGCCAAAAACCCGTTCTGGTCGGACGGGAAACACCGGCACCGCAAAGTGGGCCTCGGCCTCCCCTTTCTTTTCCAAACGGTGGATATGACGGACGGATCGGCGGAGATCCAATCAGAAGAAGGAGTCGGAACCACAGTGACCTTCAATCTTGATCCTCAACATGTGGACCTTCCAATGTTTGGAAATTTTGTATCCACCGCCGTCTCGCTGATGACTTACGAATTTGATGGAAACCTGACCGTGCAGCACAGCAGAAACAGCAGGAGTTATTCGGTCAGTAAAAACGATCTGACCGATGCTCTGGGCAACCTGAACAACCTGGAAAACATGGTCCTTCTCAAACAGTTTATACAAAGCAACGAAGAGGAACTCCGATAG
- a CDS encoding (2Fe-2S) ferredoxin domain-containing protein, producing MAKMTLDELRSLRDSKKKEMTQRDGDKTAQIVVGMGTCGIAAGAKEAFDAFLDELDNHDVKNTRITQTGCMGLCFSEPTVEVAVPDMPRVIYGNVDADVARRIVKEHIIGKALVSDHIFDKPAKDIIDGETK from the coding sequence ATGGCTAAAATGACACTGGATGAATTGCGCAGCCTGCGGGATTCAAAGAAAAAAGAGATGACGCAGCGCGATGGGGATAAAACGGCACAGATTGTGGTCGGCATGGGGACCTGCGGGATTGCGGCCGGAGCAAAAGAAGCCTTCGATGCCTTTCTCGATGAACTCGATAACCATGATGTGAAAAACACCCGTATCACACAGACCGGCTGCATGGGCCTCTGCTTTTCCGAGCCGACCGTGGAGGTTGCGGTTCCGGACATGCCGCGCGTGATCTATGGCAACGTTGATGCCGATGTGGCCCGCCGTATTGTTAAAGAACACATCATCGGAAAAGCGCTGGTTTCCGATCATATCTTCGACAAACCGGCGAAGGACATCATTGACGGGGAGACGAAATAA
- the nuoF gene encoding NADH-quinone oxidoreductase subunit NuoF, which yields MAFKNYILVCAGTACESSKGVALYEALETELKAQGAEADAQLVKTGCFGFCEQGPIVKILPDESFYVKVGPEHAQKIVAEHIIKGRQVKELLYDKDQAAGTGADNIDFYQKQQRIVLRNCGVINPEYIDEYIARDGYAALEKVIFDMTPDQVIQELKDAGLRGRGGAGFPTGMKWGFTKEAPGDQKYIVCNADEGDPGAYMDRSTCEGDPHSVLEAMTIAGHTVGANQGFIYIRAEYPLAIERLENAIAQAREYGLLGENILGSDFSFDIELRLGAGAFVCGEETALLASIEGKRGMPIPRPPFPAVKGLWGKPTVINNVETWANIPMIILKGSEWFSSIGTETSKGTKVFALTGKINNSGLIEVPMGTTLREIIYDIGGGIRGGKKFKAAQTGGPSGGVITADYLDTPIDYESLMNIGSMMGSGGMIVMDEDDCMIDVTKFYLEFTVDESCGKCAPCRIGGRTNYNILDKISKGQGEMEDLDKLKELAQAMRKASLCGLGQTAPNPIMSTLNYFEEEYLEHINDKKCRAGKCKDLLSYTIISDKCIGCTACARVCPVGCISGEVKTPHVIDQDQCIKCGQCYDKCKFDAILKG from the coding sequence ATGGCTTTTAAAAACTATATTTTAGTCTGTGCCGGAACGGCCTGTGAATCCAGCAAGGGTGTTGCTCTGTACGAAGCGCTTGAAACCGAACTTAAAGCTCAGGGCGCTGAAGCCGATGCACAGCTCGTGAAAACCGGCTGTTTCGGGTTCTGCGAGCAGGGCCCGATCGTCAAAATTCTCCCCGACGAATCTTTCTACGTCAAAGTCGGCCCGGAACACGCCCAGAAAATCGTGGCCGAACACATCATTAAAGGGCGTCAGGTCAAAGAACTGCTCTACGATAAAGACCAGGCCGCCGGAACCGGCGCCGACAACATCGATTTTTACCAGAAACAGCAACGCATCGTGCTGCGCAACTGCGGCGTCATCAACCCGGAATATATCGATGAATATATCGCCCGCGACGGCTATGCCGCGCTGGAAAAAGTCATCTTCGATATGACCCCGGATCAGGTGATCCAGGAACTGAAGGACGCCGGGCTGCGCGGCCGCGGCGGCGCCGGTTTCCCGACCGGCATGAAATGGGGCTTCACCAAAGAGGCTCCCGGCGACCAGAAATATATCGTCTGTAACGCCGACGAAGGCGACCCGGGGGCCTACATGGACCGCTCCACCTGCGAAGGCGACCCCCACTCCGTGCTCGAAGCCATGACCATTGCCGGCCACACCGTCGGTGCCAATCAGGGGTTCATTTACATCCGTGCGGAATATCCGCTGGCCATTGAACGCCTCGAAAACGCTATTGCTCAGGCCCGCGAATACGGACTGCTCGGCGAAAACATTCTCGGTTCCGACTTCAGCTTCGACATCGAACTGCGCCTCGGAGCAGGCGCTTTTGTCTGCGGCGAAGAAACCGCCCTGCTCGCCTCCATCGAAGGCAAGCGCGGCATGCCGATTCCCCGCCCGCCCTTCCCGGCGGTTAAAGGCCTCTGGGGCAAACCCACCGTCATCAATAATGTCGAAACCTGGGCCAATATTCCGATGATCATCCTCAAGGGGTCCGAATGGTTCAGCAGCATCGGAACCGAAACCTCCAAAGGAACCAAAGTGTTTGCCCTCACCGGAAAAATTAATAATTCCGGACTGATTGAAGTGCCGATGGGGACCACACTGCGCGAAATCATCTACGATATCGGCGGCGGTATCCGCGGCGGCAAAAAATTCAAAGCCGCTCAGACCGGCGGCCCCTCCGGCGGGGTAATCACCGCAGATTATCTCGACACGCCGATCGACTACGAAAGCCTCATGAACATCGGTTCCATGATGGGCTCCGGCGGCATGATCGTGATGGATGAAGACGACTGCATGATCGACGTCACCAAGTTTTACCTCGAGTTCACCGTCGATGAATCCTGTGGCAAATGCGCCCCCTGCCGAATCGGCGGACGCACCAACTACAACATTCTCGATAAAATTTCCAAAGGTCAGGGCGAAATGGAAGACCTCGACAAACTCAAAGAACTGGCCCAGGCCATGCGCAAGGCGTCGCTCTGCGGTCTTGGGCAGACGGCGCCTAATCCAATCATGTCGACCCTGAACTATTTCGAAGAGGAATATCTCGAACACATCAACGACAAAAAATGCCGCGCCGGCAAGTGTAAAGATCTGCTGTCCTACACCATTATCTCAGACAAATGCATCGGTTGCACCGCCTGCGCCCGCGTCTGTCCGGTCGGCTGTATCAGCGGTGAAGTGAAAACCCCGCATGTCATTGACCAGGACCAGTGCATCAAGTGCGGCCAGTGTTATGACAAATGTAAATTTGACGCCATCCTGAAGGGATAA
- a CDS encoding NADH-dependent [FeFe] hydrogenase, group A6 codes for MSMIEAEINGIPVSVPEGTTILNAAKEVGVQIPKLCYHSDLDAWAACGICVVKVEGSPKMLRACATAIAPGMKVLTHDPEVVEVRRTVLELILSTHPNDCLQCGRSGNCELQTLAADFGIREIPFEKRVEHIEPDTSTTSIVLNPEKCIKCGRCVLVCQEMQGVYALEFIGRGDGTRLAPAADVNLEESPCIKCGQCSAHCPVGAIYEKDETKIVWDEIKKHEKHCVVQVAPAVRVAIGEAFDMEPGELATGQLYAALRRLGFDAVFDTNFSADLTILEEGTEFVKRFTEGGELPQLTSCCPAWTDYMEKFATDFIPNFSSAKSPQQMLGAMAKTYYAEKADIEARDMFVVSIMPCTAKKFEVGRDDNMNSTGFQDVDVALTTRELARMIKQAGIDFKSLPDEEADSLLGTYTGAGTLFGVTGGVMEAALRSAYYLITKEDLADVNFMECRGLEGVKEAEIDIKGTKVRIAIAHQMGNIEAVLNRVREAKANNEETPWHFIEVMACRGGCIGGGGQPHGATDEVRLKRTQGIYADDEKSVQRCSHHNPEITRIYEDFLGEPCSHKAHELLHTDYIERAAYKK; via the coding sequence ATGTCTATGATTGAAGCTGAAATCAACGGAATTCCCGTAAGCGTCCCTGAAGGCACCACCATCCTCAATGCCGCCAAAGAAGTGGGCGTACAGATTCCGAAACTCTGCTACCATTCCGACCTCGACGCCTGGGCCGCCTGCGGCATCTGCGTGGTCAAGGTGGAAGGTTCCCCGAAAATGCTCCGCGCCTGCGCCACGGCTATTGCGCCGGGCATGAAGGTGCTGACCCACGACCCGGAAGTGGTGGAAGTCCGCCGCACGGTCCTGGAACTGATTCTTTCCACCCACCCGAACGATTGTCTGCAATGCGGCCGCTCCGGAAACTGCGAACTGCAGACCCTTGCCGCCGATTTCGGTATCCGTGAAATCCCGTTTGAAAAACGGGTTGAACATATCGAGCCGGACACTTCCACAACCTCGATTGTGCTGAATCCGGAAAAATGCATCAAATGCGGTCGCTGCGTACTGGTCTGCCAGGAAATGCAGGGGGTCTATGCCCTCGAGTTTATCGGCCGCGGCGACGGTACCCGCCTGGCTCCGGCCGCCGATGTAAATCTGGAGGAGTCTCCCTGCATCAAATGCGGTCAATGCTCGGCCCACTGCCCGGTCGGCGCAATCTACGAAAAAGACGAAACGAAAATCGTCTGGGACGAAATCAAGAAACACGAAAAACACTGCGTGGTTCAGGTGGCCCCGGCCGTACGTGTCGCCATTGGCGAAGCATTCGATATGGAGCCCGGCGAGCTGGCTACCGGGCAGCTCTATGCCGCCCTGCGCCGCCTCGGTTTTGATGCGGTGTTCGACACCAACTTCTCGGCCGACCTCACCATTCTGGAAGAAGGCACCGAATTTGTGAAGCGCTTCACCGAAGGCGGCGAACTTCCTCAGCTCACCTCCTGCTGTCCGGCGTGGACCGACTATATGGAAAAATTCGCCACCGACTTTATCCCGAATTTCTCTTCGGCAAAATCGCCGCAGCAGATGCTCGGCGCCATGGCGAAAACCTATTATGCCGAAAAGGCCGATATTGAAGCCCGGGACATGTTTGTGGTTTCCATCATGCCCTGTACCGCCAAGAAATTTGAAGTCGGCCGCGACGATAACATGAACTCCACCGGTTTCCAGGATGTGGATGTGGCCCTGACCACCCGCGAACTGGCCCGCATGATCAAGCAGGCCGGCATCGACTTCAAATCCCTTCCGGACGAAGAAGCGGACAGCCTGCTCGGCACTTATACCGGTGCCGGAACCCTCTTCGGTGTGACCGGCGGCGTGATGGAAGCCGCGCTGCGCTCCGCCTACTACCTGATCACCAAAGAAGATCTGGCCGACGTGAACTTCATGGAATGCCGCGGCCTCGAAGGAGTGAAAGAAGCCGAGATCGATATCAAAGGCACCAAAGTCCGCATTGCCATTGCCCATCAGATGGGCAACATCGAAGCCGTGCTCAACCGCGTCCGCGAAGCCAAAGCCAACAACGAAGAGACTCCATGGCACTTTATCGAAGTCATGGCCTGTCGCGGCGGTTGCATCGGCGGCGGCGGTCAGCCCCACGGCGCAACCGACGAAGTCCGTCTGAAACGTACACAGGGCATCTATGCTGACGACGAAAAATCGGTGCAGCGCTGCTCTCACCACAATCCGGAAATCACCCGTATCTACGAAGATTTCCTGGGCGAACCCTGCAGTCACAAAGCACACGAACTGCTCCACACCGATTACATCGAGCGGGCAGCCTACAAGAAATAA